GGTGTTGACATCCCCCTGTGGCCGATGACCCCTGAAAACGAGGCACTTCTTCCAGGCAGACATGGAGGTGAAGCGACCCAAGGAGAACAGACGTATGTGCGATCGTCCCAGAGCACCTCAGTGGCAGGATCAAGAGGAACCGGCGCCCTGTGAGCCAATAGGAGCTCGAGGACCTGATGATGTAATCCCTCTTGAGCCACATCCAGTGGCCGCCGCCCCTTGCAGTCAGTCAGATCTTGATTGGCCCCGTTGAGCAGCAGGAACCGAGCGGTGTCATAGCAATCGTGGAGAGCCGAGAGAAATAAAGCTGTTTCACCCTACAGAGAAATATTGAGTTTTACTCCATTAATATTGGAGGATtacaatgattcattcatcaagCTATTGTGCGTTCtctctgtcattctatctatctacatatttATTCAACCATTTGTTTgttctctgtctatctatctatctatctatctatctatgttttgttcattttatctgcttttctagttaaaaattacattcattttaattcactTCCTTATAATGAACTAATTGCagttctgcatcctgtttgttaCCACAATTCAAATTCTGAAAGGTGCGCAAACCtggtttattttagtgtttatacAAAAGGGTGAGTTTTTCTTTACCTTATGGTCCTGTAAGTCCACTGCAGCACCGTAGCGAATGAGAGTCCGTGCCAATGGGAGGTGGTTTACTGAGCATGCCCAGTGGAGGGCAGATCTCCCTGGatgaagagaatgagagagagagagagagagagagaagagatgcaAGAAGGAATTGATAAAAAACAGGGCAAGGGTGATCAGGAAATGGCGTGTTGTGGTGCACAGAGGGCCACAAAGCAGTGTACGAAGCCAAACAATGACATGAGAGCATCCAGGAATGTGTTATGGAAAGGGAAAACAGGAAGCCAACCATTGAGACAATAAAAAGGGAAATTTTAGAGAGCGAGAGAAACAGAGGCATGGAAGGTTAATACATTCATTTCAACATTGGCCAGGCGCTACAGCACATTAACTCTGTTCTGAATCGGATGTGTTGATCAGGGGTGCTGGAGTGATGTGAGCGAAGCAGGAGGAGACGGAGGACGGCAGTGGGGAGTTGAGAACAGGACAGAGACagtgacaaaaacaaaaccagaaaggGCAAAACACATTACTCCCCAACTGCAAAGGAAACAAAAACTATTTCTGTAATGTATTCTTGAAGATCATATTGATTGAAGGACTCGGTCCACATGCAAGGGGTTAATGGCACTCTTACCCGTGTGGTCAGTGTTATTGACAGGCACCCCGGCTCTCAGGAGCTCCAGAACTACTCGGTCAAGCCCGCTTCTGACAGCTCGGATCAGCACGACCGAGCCATCCGGTCCACACCACTGCACCGGAGCGCTCTGAGAGAAGACAGCACAAATAATCAGCTCTACAGAGAGAATATTTCACATGCACGATGATGCAGCATGCAGATTTTGTTTCGTAACAGATATCatgagtgttgtagtataacAAGTTTTGTAAAGTGCAGGCAGATTGTTAAAATTAAACTTGCATTTCTTGGTGCTCTTTGAGGTGTAGGAACCGCGTTTCTTTCCCATCCTCTaagcctgcacttaaccaactaatactagtacttaccttttttcttttctatcatattcccaaaaaaaaaaaaaaaaaaaaaaaaaaaaaaaaaaacccctggctacgtgttctgtactacactaactgagGACTTGTCATAGAcatataccgttgttgttctcgttgatctgattgtttctactgttctcatttgtaagtcgctttggataaaagcgtctgctaaatgattaaatgtaaatgtaaatgtaaatgtaaatcctCTAGGGGGAGCTAAAAGAATAaggtaacacttcattttaaggaccaattctcactattaactagttgcttattagcatgcatattactagcatattgactgtttattagttcttataaaacacatattaatgtcttattctgcatgaccatgtcCTCTTAACcataccccatacctaaacttaactaccttactaaccatAGAGATAGAGAAACACAACTGAATTGAAGTACAGCTGTGTGCAATTTCTCCTCCTATAGTGCTAAATAGTATGCATGATAAGAATGAGCACTTTCTCTATTCATGGTGCATtgaaaataatatgcaaatgCTATTCAGATGCGCATGATTCTCAAAGGTTATTTTGGGGACATAAACCTtagtagaaaaaaacaaacaaaccaaaaacaagtcTGGGTTTGTTTTCTTGAAACTGTTCAGAGATTTGCTTGAATCATCACTCAGAAAGCCCCACATTTACActgaaatgttttagtaaaaaaaaactatatatttatacagaatCAATTAATATATTATCCAAATTAATCCAAAAACTACATGTTTTCAAAATCAACTTTGTTcattgaaattaaaagaaaatataaatattaaacttaaatttaacaaaaatgtgaaaatttgccttggcaactaaccaaaatatgtttgttggagttaaaaaaagaaatacattaaactgaaataagaaaAGCTAAATAACAATgtctaaaaaagaataaaaatgacgAAAGCACATCAAAATAGTCAaacataaactaaactaaatttaaaaagaaaactgaaaatataaaaataaaagctcattcaaaataagaactataatagtatataaataaaacaactcaATCAAATGAACTAGATAGTTTTCaatatacattatattgtttaCTGTAATCTTTTGAATCTGCTTGGCTGTTTGTCAAAATGATTGTTCCacattggaaaatatatatatatatatagagagagagagagagagagagagagagagagagagagagagactaaattaacattaaataactacattttaatgtaatctgTTGAAtctacagataaaaaaataaataaataaaaatttgtcattctagagcaaatacataaatatttctgaaaaatataatttttagctATATGGCTCATTCCAGCAGGTCTCACCGAGCATGCGGGGCTGATGGTGGTTGAATTGTTTTTGGTCTGGTGATCTGTGGTCACAGATGGTCCTGTTGATGTCCTCCATGGAGCTCTGGGTCACATCGGTGTCACTTCCGATGTCCAGTTCCTTCCTCAGGGGTCTATAATCAGCGTAAAGAAGACAGACAGTTCCTCTCCATTAGCTCACAGTATGAAAACTCTTCAAAGACCCTCGAGTTCCTCTGAACATCAGACTCACCGGATACGGATCGCGTCCTCACCGAGGGGCTCCTTGCGTCTTTTTCCTGATTCCTttcctttcttgtttttctttgtccCATTTCTGTCTTTATCTCTTCCCGATCTGCTTCTTTTCTCCTCAGAGTGGCGGGTCCAGGCCTTGCTGCCGTTATTGCTGTCGGTCACCGTGGATCTGTGACGCACTCGCTCTCCTCCTTCTCGTCTCTGTCGTCTTGTCTTTAACCACAGGAACACCACGGTGATGATCACAGCAGCCGCCACACCGAGTCCCGTCGCCACAGCGACCGCAGGCCACATCCAGGCAGGAGAGGCTTCATGAACTGAAACGTGACATTTAGCATCTAAGTAATGCTCAGAAAtagaagaaaaacatgaaaatttaggATAAAGGCTAGATATTTTCTCACAACTTTGACTTTTAATTAGTTaccagtaaatataaaataaatattcctgttttttcctgcttttttgtttgacagcattattgtttttaacttaaaatgaaacttaaacaaaaactagttgaaaattgttttcaataattgaagtaaagctgaaataaaataaaattatgaaaaaaatggaagatgaaaaacataaaaaaagatgcgCAAAGCACTAAACTATtaacaaattactaaaattaaaatgaaatctgaaaataaaacaataaaagctaattcaaaatatgaataaatactataatatataaataatagttaactaaatgattaaaatttaattttacaataaaaaagtaaaataaaagcttaaaatgtagaatattgcctatttaaataaaataaatataaagatgaaaaacttcaacctaaaaacataaaataaataaataaaaataaaataaataatagctatatagaaatgaaaattaaatgaaaatgaaaactgaaaatataaaacaaaagctaattcataatattactaatattataatagtatatacataaataatacttaaaacactaaaatattcaaatttagtttaaataagtaaaataaaagcttctatggcctctttgaataaaataaatattaaaagaaaaacttaaacctaaaaaaacctataataaaagctaattcagaataaatattaataaatactaaaataacactttctgctggaaaaataacagcatattggTTGGAAATGATAatagtgaataaataataaccaaTTTTAAATTTTGCACAAAGTACTTCTGTAAGTGTCTAAATAGTATGCTTATGTTTTGGTAAAGTACAAAGAAAGCATACCGTTGCGCTCCTCTTTTGGCAGTTTCACCTCCTCTCTGGCTCCTATTTCCTCATCGACTCCACGTACACTGATCACAGCCGCCTGGATCTCTTGGATCATGGGAAACGAGGCATGATTCTGTGCCAGGATGGCATTCAGGAAGTGTGCCGCCTCGATGGCATACTGGAAACAGGTGGAGGGAAGACGGGAGCAGGGTCTGTTATCCAGCTGCAGGAATAACACTGacctgtaatacaaaaaaaatatgcatgcagtCAGCACACGTTTGGAAAACAGACCACTGATTacagaaaaacagacaatacCTGTATGATATCAATACTGAAGACATTGTCACAATCATATATAAAAGTAAAGCACAATGGACTTTAAAATCAAACACTTTGTTAAAATCAAGTGTATTAAATCAGATTAGCCAATCAAAAACAAGTTCATTTACATGaacaaatctaaaataatatcaTTAACAGCCTAATTCGAGAGCTCAGAGAGAGGATGGAAAATAGCtgtgtaaaatttaattatttttagatgcatttgtTTAGTCTCTTCCTTGGgttatttatattatgaatatttttggtgTATAACCCATTGATTAACATagactattaaattaaattaaattaaattaaattaaattaaattaaattaaattaaattaaattaaattaaattaaatttattttacagtatttgtagGTATATGTTAAGGggttttatagtttatttatattatgagtATTATTGCTGTTTAAATCCTTGATTAACAAGgactataaaatcataaaataaaataaaagcttgaaaTGTAGAATAAgcctttttaaaactttatatatatatatatatatatatatatatatatatatatatatatatatatatatatatatatatatatatatatctatataggtaGATATTCTAAgggtttttatagtttatttatttatattttgagaatttttGGTGCATAACCCCTTGATTAAAATggactagaaaaaaaataaataaataaataaaataaaacaaaaaagcttgaaatgtaaaatatggcatctataaattatttatttttacattattgtaggtatatttttatgttttttttttgtttatttatattttctgatgCATAAACTCTTGATTAACatggactaaaataaaataaaataaaataaaataaaattaaattaaataaaattaaataaaataaaataataaaataaaatacaataaaatcttgAAATGTAGAATATGGCCTCTAAATGAAAACACATAAGTGTATCACTCACCCATTGCTGTCATAGGATGGTGTTTGAGTGTACAGCTCAGTGAGCTGATGGGTGTCCACTGTAAGTAGGTCTGTGGTGGGATGGAGAGGTGCCATCCCTCTGAGTTTGACGCTGGTCTGCAGGACAGTGCTTAAGGGCCATAACAGAGAGCTGTTCTGGATCTGACCCCTCTGGAATGGGATTCTAGTGTGCAGTATGAGGCTACCTTTGGCCCAGACGGGGTACTGCTTTTTGTGGCAGTCCGAGCCGTCCCACCCACAGGGGGCGGTGTTGCAGCCCTGGTCGCAGTGGCCGTTGTCATAGTGATTTCGGCAATACTGAATATGCCCTAAACTGAGAGaacaaaacattttgctttaagCATGCATACAATGAATGATAAATATTTGCATCGCATTGCAATGAATTCATATGCACATCACTTATAACAACTTTACTTTATACTCTTTAAGGGCATGCAATTTGATGCattataactgtggttacaattatttataacaaataaataatactttacaGAGTTTTCCAGTGAAATTACTCAAAGGTTAAGTATTTTTACTtcgttattgtttttattgtacattCCTCAAGTAGGCCTATCTgtactttattgtaattttttataattaaaaaaaaaagtttacttttacttcactacataccaaagcatattgtttttttttactccactACGTTTCTTAAACTTGTGGTCATCACCAGCACTGTATTAAAATCTTGAATGCAGAGGTATCCTTGTTTGTGTATTCctgttttcctcatttttaaatagcatgttatatatatttttttccagttg
The Cyprinus carpio isolate SPL01 chromosome A16, ASM1834038v1, whole genome shotgun sequence genome window above contains:
- the LOC109102349 gene encoding neurogenic locus notch homolog protein 1-like — translated: MHLTVRFSFIVWTLCRLSHAFPSDPYSSCRAGKTCQAKFGNGVCDQECSSSDCLRDGFDCLKDKGICILGHIQYCRNHYDNGHCDQGCNTAPCGWDGSDCHKKQYPVWAKGSLILHTRIPFQRGQIQNSSLLWPLSTVLQTSVKLRGMAPLHPTTDLLTVDTHQLTELYTQTPSYDSNGSVLFLQLDNRPCSRLPSTCFQYAIEAAHFLNAILAQNHASFPMIQEIQAAVISVRGVDEEIGAREEVKLPKEERNVHEASPAWMWPAVAVATGLGVAAAVIITVVFLWLKTRRQRREGGERVRHRSTVTDSNNGSKAWTRHSEEKRSRSGRDKDRNGTKKNKKGKESGKRRKEPLGEDAIRIRPLRKELDIGSDTDVTQSSMEDINRTICDHRSPDQKQFNHHQPRMLAPPRGWERNAVPTPQRAPRNSAPVQWCGPDGSVVLIRAVRSGLDRVVLELLRAGVPVNNTDHTGRSALHWACSVNHLPLARTLIRYGAAVDLQDHKGETALFLSALHDCYDTARFLLLNGANQDLTDCKGRRPLDVAQEGLHHQVLELLLAHRAPVPLDPATEVLWDDRTYVCSPWVASPPCLPGRSASFSGVIGHRGMSTPPPTDWQMGRTQCSSPQNWHSVPNQSAMALVSPRILGRPSRPISTLQEVTSEAEDEEREMIQDITRAAMPRFLSPQPAPRQRSFSCTQHALNRRYSGNHPELSVAVPVEKIANEHVEIVIVPHPREAASQSESKTSGNGPSAAQMDSERENIRNCNSKISERVSNEPAVPIQSSM